The region ccctccatcaaccagcagtttgttctcttagTTAAGAGTGTTATGAtttgcttccatctttttttctttcccctatgttcatctgtattgtttcttaaattacacatatgagtgaaatcatatgtatatCCATTATATTTCAATCAAAAATACACAAGATTTGATAgattgtatttttcattatatttatttattcatttatttattaaccaTATACATCTATACTATTCAGACTTCAGAATATATAATTAGTTTCCAATTATTATGGTTCTTTAATGACCAATTTGTTACTTATCTCTGTAGTCTGAGAATGTTATATGTATGATCAACcctttaaagtttaaaagtttttcaCAAACCAAAGAAGTGCTTCAAAACTGTATTAcaaaactgtattacaaagctgatGACACAACTTCAACTTAACTTACTTACGATATGTGTGACTGGCACTATACGTAACTGAACTAATTTAACTTTGACTGAACTGTATGAAGTAATTTCTATTATCTCTGTCTTGTCAATTAAGTTTAGGTAGAAAGATAAGAGGCAACATATTCAGAGTCATAAAGCTCACAGATAGCAGAGCCACATTCCAAAGATAGCTATGTGACATCTAAAGCCATACTTTTAGTCACTAAGCTATACATAGGAGTTATAATCCCGTTAATAATATCCTGAGGTTTCTAAAGCATCTTTTAAGAAGAGCTTTccaaatgttattatattttcctttgtccttttaaGAGCCTGGTGTGTTAACAGTGAAATGTATAATTATCCCTTTTATATGTGGGAATATTGATACACAGGACCATTGTAACTTTTTAGGGGCAAAGTTAATCAAGGTTATTTCTTCAAAATGGCTCAATATTTCTCTTGATTTTGTGTTTAGTGTGAGTAGAAGACGTTAATAGAAATTGGGATAACAACTGACTTAAATATTAATTCTCTTTGTCTGCAGGTCCTAGGATTCCTAATGCAATGGCTGGGGGAAGGAACAGTACAGCAGTTATGAAGTTCATTCTCTTGGGATTCTCTGAATTTCCCAAGCTCACCATTGTCCTTTTTACAATATTCCTAGGGATCTACCTCATGACAGTGTTCTGGAACCTGGGTCTCGTCACTCTCATCAGGGTGGACTCCCATCTGCACATACCTATGTACTTTTTCCTCAGTAACTTGTCCTTCCTGGACATCTGCTATGTTTCCACTATAGCACCCAAGATGCTCTCTGATTTCTTCAAGAAGGAGAAATCCATCTCCTTCCTAGGGTGTACCACACAGTACTTCTTCTTCTCTAGCCTGGGTCTGACTGAGTGCTGTCTCCTGGCAGCTATGGGTTATGACCGATATGCTGCCATTTGTAATCCTCTGCTCTATACTGCCATCATGTCACCCACCCTCTGTGTGCAGATGGTGGCAGGATCTTGTATAACTGGATTCTTGGGCTCATTTATCCAACTGTGTGCCTTACTTCAGCTCCATTTCTGTGGGCCAAATGTCATCAATCATTTCTTCTGTGATCTTCCCCAACTGCTGATCCTGTCCTGCTCtgacacatttttctttcaaatcatgACCTCTGTGCTCACGGTGATCTTTGGACTCACATCTGTCTTGGTTATCATGATATCCTATGGTTATATTGTTGCCACCATTCTGAAGATCACATCAGCTGAAGGCAGGTCCAAGGCCTTCAACACCTGTGCTTCTCACCTGACAGCAGTGACTCtcttctttggctcaggtatCTTTGTTTATATGTATCCAAACTCTGATGATTCCCTGAGCCAAAACAAGTTGGCATCAGTTTTATACACTATTATAATCCCCATGCTAAATCCATTGATCTATAGCTTGAGGAACAAGGAAATCAAAGATGCCCTAAACAGATGGAAGAAGAGAATCTTTTTCTGTTGTTACTAATTATGGAATTTATTTCAGATGTACAGCATAGGAAACGGGGAGTAAATCATTGCCCCACAACTCTCCTAATTGTAGGATGAATTACAGTTGCTGCACTCTCCTAGTATAAACCTATGACTGTCAAAAGGACAGGAAAATGCATGAGTAGTAACTGGAAGCTCTGCATCTTCATTCTTCATCAGCTATGACCTAATACGTCAATAGGCCAAACAATCCACTATTTTATAGTTAGTTGTGGTGCTGTAACCCTTCACCTTCAGTATCCCATCCCATCTAGTGTGTACTACCTCAAGATCAGAGATGCCAGTACTGGTCAAGGCTGCCAGGAGACCAGCATGTGTCTTTATAGCATCTCATTTTAGGTATGGCAGGGATTACTATTAGTATTGAGAGATCTCtgtaaaaagaattttcaaatccATTAGGTTAGTTCTCAGatttaacctatttttttcaCCTCTGGAAATTATGgatgaatttattcatttgtgtatttgtCCAAAGCAGGAGTAACTACACTGGATCAAAGATTTGTTaacttcaaacaaaaaaaattgttgtaaTAACAATGCTGAACATGAATGTCCAGCATAGTTAAGGTCTGGTTGACGAGTTGGCTCATTAGCAATCCCTAGAAAATTCCTTGTCATTGCTGTAGTCATCCATCTTTACCATGTAGCCAAGAAAAGGGAACCAGAAATTGTCACTCTCCTGAGGAGGTGATCTAGCACCTGATTTTGGCATCAATAATGTCTTCatgttactttaaaaacatttttttttgcattttaagtaGAACCCATCTCCATCAAGAAGTTGTTTTTCTAGTAATTAACAGATGGGAGGTGATTGGTGAAATGAAATATAAGAAGCTGAACCTCTGATGCATGAGAAAGTCTACATTTGGTTGTTTTCCTCATATCCTGGGTTGGAAGTGTTACAAGGTGTAGAGAAGTCCTGGAGAGTTGAGGCTGGTACAGAAAGTGCACTCCTGTTGTTTATCCTCAGATTCTGATTTCCATAATCTTAGGCCATCACCAGGAGAAATGCCTCaatatataaagttcaaaatctcaattatgaaaaatataatccTCAAAAAAAACAATATGGGTCTTAACGCAAAAAGAGACCAGCCTCCTTTTCATTCTGACCTTAAATCACCTGTAACACATGGGTGTATAGGACACATATCCTTGTAGAAGAACAACAGAAGTCCAGAGATTAATTCGTTCTACagaggctcagtggttaggctTCTGGACAGTactgtgtatttgtttttctgtaactacatgtgatgaacattttttaaataaattcattttttattggtgttcaatttgtcaacatacagaataatacccagtgctcatcccatcaagtgcccacatcagtgcccgccacccagtcacctgcaccccccgcccacctccccttccaccacccctagttcgtttccaacagttaggagtctttcaggttctgtcttcctttctgatatttcccacttatttttttctcctttcccctttattccctttcactattttttatattccccaaatgaatgagaccatataatgtttgtcctccgattgacttatttcactcagcataataccctccagttccatccacatcgaagcaaatggtgggtacttgttgtttctaatggctgagtaatattccattgtatacatagaccacagctgctttatccattcatctttcaatggacactgaggctccttccacagtttggctattgtggacattgctgctagaaacatcggggtgcaggtgtcccggcatttcattgcaggTGATGAACATTTttgtcttgatatttttaaagaaacaagtgTATTTTATGTGATGTTGTGCTAGGGGAAGCATGGGCATCTTTTAATTCTACTATGCCACATATCCTGAGTTTTTGGGTTGCCGTAGGAATTAAGCACTATGCTGAGAATGGATATACTCTGAGATAAGGAGTAGTATATCCTGTGTCCTAAGAAGTTATATTttctgggcatctgggtggctcagtgatggttcaggttgtgatcccggggtcctgagatcgagtcctacactgggctcccagagggagcctgcttctccctctgcctgtatctctgcctctctctgtgtgtctttcatgaataaataaataaaacatttttttaaaaaacaagaagttATATTTTCCATGTTGTGTTAGCAGAAGAGGATGAGGCTTGATAGCTTCTAGGACTCTTGAGTATAGGCTAAATGCTCCTTATTCAGCACAGATTGCTGATCGGTTGTTTTGTTCATCCCCACACATATCAATTATTTCATGATTTaagattaatgtttattttacacacatttttgtgttctttttcataagtgctttactaatttatttttggtGAATGCAAGTAGTTTTCTGAAAGTGAACATAAAGTAGGGtttggaggggcgcctgggtggctcagtcagttgagcacgtaactcatgatttcagttcaggtcatgctctcagggtgtgagatcgagacctgcattgggctctgtgctcagcagggagtctgcttaagattttgtctctcttccttctaccccctccctgcttgcttgcacacgcacacacgcacatgctctttctctcaagtaaataaataaaatctttaaaaaaaaagtggagttcGGAAAATGTTCCTAAGTTTGCCCAGTTGAGATACATCCAGAaatgtggctcagtgggttgctGCACCTAAGCAAGCACAGTTTCAGGAAAGCAAATATTCACCTGATATTCAGAAGTCATTAATCCTGTTTTAATTTGAgggcaaaaccacaatgagttctGTAATTCACAGAATTTAAAAGTGGCTAAGGCAGTGCAATtgtgcaggggttggggtgactgggtgacgggcactaaggggggcatttgatgggatgagcactcagtgatatgccatatgttggcaaattgaactccaataaaaaaaaggaaaaaaaaagaaaaaatggctgAGGCAGTGGACAGCAAATTGGATGTCTTAAAAAAACTAAgcatcagggcagcctgggtggctcagtggtttagcactgcctttggccaagggtgtgatcctggagacccgggatggagtcccatgttgggctccttgcatggagcctgcttctccctctgcccgtgtctctgcctctctctctctctctgtgtctctcatgaataaataaataaaatcttaaaaaaataaaaactaagcaTCAAATAGGAGAACTCCCCCGAGATCTTTCTgaagaattcagagaaaaagtGCTAAGAGATACATATGATGAACAAGATGATGAGCCACAAAGGGGTGAGTCAGGAGAGCCAGTGTAATATAACaggagattaaaaatataatcatgaaaCAGATGGAGACAGCAGGATTGTTGAATTCTAAGAAAAGAGAATCCCCTTAGTCTGAAGAAAGAATATTGAAAACTTGCCTGCCTTAACCAAGGAATGtgtttgttaaaattaattctgACCCAAATCCCAACAGAATTTGGTGGTGGGTAGGAAGTAGTGGAAAAAACTTTGTAAAATGATATAATGTTCAATTTGGAGAATAAAGGTTGGCAGGaacaagaatattttgaaaaatacttaagtAGTGGCTTTCACTCTAGGTTTTCAATTCATACAGTAATTTAAACTAAGATTGAAAACTAGgacaatgaaacaaaatttattttagaaaaaggtctagttaatgaaaattaaaatttttcataaggCACCATCTATAAATTATTGAcagaaatattccatttataatctgagattaaatatttcagaatataaaattaagtttGTATTTGTTTCACAATAGATAAAATAGAGCTTcgaaatgctttctctgcatctattgagaggatcatagggttcttgttttttcttttgctgatatgatcaGTTACATtgtcctcagcatcttaaaagccacctaagaaaagccctcagcaaatatcattctcaatggggaaacactgggagcctttcccctaagataagaacaagacagggatctctactctcaccactgctattcaacatagtacaagaagtcctagccacataaatcaggcaacaaaagaaataaaatgcattcaaattggcaaagaagaagttaaaccctccctctttgcagatgacatgacactgtacctagaaaacccaaaagactccaccccaagattgctagaactcatacagcaattcggcagtgtggcaggatacaaaaatcaatgcccagaaatcagtggcatttctctacactaacagtgagactgaagaaagagaaattaaggagtcaatcccatttacaattgcacccaaaagcataagatacctaggaataagcctaaccaaagaggtcaaggatctataccctaaaaacctcagaacacttctgaaagaaattgaggaagacacaaagagatggaaaaatattccgtgctcgtggattggcagaattaatattgtgaaaatgtcaatgttgcccagggcaatttacacattcaatgcaatccctatcaaaataccatgcactttcttcagagagttggaacaaatcatcttaagatttgtgtggaatcagaaaaaaaccccgaatagccagaggaatattgaaaaaggaaaccatagctgagggcatcacaatgccagatttcaagttgtactacaaagctgtggtcatcaagacagtgtggtactggcacaaaaacagactagatcagtggaacagaatagagaaaccagaagtGGACCcccaactttatggtcaactaatattcgacaaagcaggaaagactatccactggaaaaaaatacagcctcttcaataaatggtgctggggaaattggacatccacatgcagaaaaatgaaactggatcattcttTACACcaggcacaaagataaacttaaaatggattaaagatcttaatgtgagacaagattgcatcaaaatcctagaggagaacacaagcaacacgctttttgaacctggccacagcaacttcttgcaagatacatctataaaggcaagggaaacaaaagcagaaatgagctattgggactttatcaagataaaaagcttctgcacagcaaaagaaacagtcaacaaaactaaaagacaacctacagaatgggagaagatatttgcaaatgacctatcagataaagggctagtatccaagatctataaagaacttattaaactcaacagcaaagaaacaaacaatctgatcatgaaatgggcaaaagacatgaacagaaatttcacagaggaagacatagatatggggatccctgggtggcgcagcggtttggcgcctgccttcaccccagggcgcgatcctggagacccgggatcgaatcccacgtcgggctcccggtgcatggagcctgcttctccctctgcctgtgtctctgcctctctctctgtctctgtgactatcataaataaataaattaaaaaaaaggaagacatagatatggccaacaagcagatgagaaaatgctccgcatcacttgccatcagggaaatacaaatcaaaaccacaatgagataccacctcacaccagtgagaatggggaaaattaacaaggcaagaaataagaaatgttggagaggatgtggagaaaggggaaccctcttgcactgttggtgggaatgtgagctggagcagtcactctggaaaactattcaaagagttaaaaatagatctgtcctatgacccagcaatttcactgctggggatttaccccaaagatacagatgcagtgaaactccgggacacctgcaccctgatgtttatagcagcaatgtccacaatagccaaaccgtggaaggagcctcagtgtccatcgaaagatgaatggataaagaagatgtggtttatgtatacaacggaatattccccagccattagaaacgacaaatacccaccatttgcttcaatgtggatggaactagagggtattatgctgagtgaagtaagtcaatcggagaaggacagtgtatgttctctttcatttggggaatataaataacagtgaaagggaatataagggaagggagaagaaaaagactcctaactcggggaaacgaactaggggtggtggagggggaggagggcgggggtgggggtgaatgggtgatgggcactgagggggggacttgaggggatgagcactgggtgttattctgtatgttggtaaattgaaccccaataaaaaattaatttattttaaaaaaagaatattactcagccattagaaacgacaaattcccaccatttgcttcgacgtggatggaactggagggtattatgctgattgaaataagtcagtcggagaaggacaaacattatatggtctcattcatttggagaatataaaaattagtgaaagggaataaaggggaaaggagagaaaatgagtgaaaatatcagtgagggagacagaacatgagagactcctaacgctgggaaaatgaacaagaggtagtagaaggggaagtgggcagggggttggggtgactggatgatgggcactgaggggggcacttggcgggatgagcactgggtgttatgttctatgttggtaaattgagctcgaataaaaaaaaataaaaaaagagctaCCAGGTGGATTGAAGAATATGAATGAAACATATTTAAGCCACaagtaaataatagaaaaaaatgtgaatagaatTGGTAAATATAACTaagataatacaaataaatgtgaTTTGTCAAGcctaaaattaatagaaaaaatcacaaaggaaaataaaatacgtTGTTTCTTTTCAGTCAAGGACACAAATGAAATTCAGAGACAAGCAGCCATTTAAGGGAAAATAAAGCAGCAAATGATGATCTGCAAGGTATTAACATTTTGATGGCAACTACAtccattttattgaagaataatgaaattattataaaCCCTATGTGAGGCtgaattacaaaaggaaaatgagccTACACAAATGCATGAAAAGTAGCTCCAACTCCAAGTAATTGGATAAATGCAGATTATGACAACTCAGTGTGCCAGATTTCACCTGTCAAATTCACAAAGGtcgtttaaaataatttaaaatatattttgaaagatccATAGTCAAATGTTCCATTTTTTAGGATGGAAGATCTCATCATAAagctcattatttttcctttctttggggaCAAAGAGGTAAGATTGACAATTGTGATTATTAAATGAATTTTGTTGATACCACTGCACTCATTTTTCAGATAATCTGTTTcatcttttaataaaatcatgGTGCAATGTTTAAGAAATctctgtcaagaaaaaaaaaaaagccaagatagTAGAAATAGAGACACCTCCTTCCACACCAGGGAGAATATTTTCTTACCTTCCAGAATAATAAAGATAACGTCTCTCTCGGGAGGAAAGAATGGGTAGGCTGACAGCAGCCCTTTATGAGATTGGGGGTATGTAAACATTAATGTCTCTCACCTGTTAGACCCATGCCACTTGGGCGGATCTTCCCATGTCCGCCCTCCACGTTGCTCCCGTGGCACTTGAGACACTAGAGGAGCTGTTGTAATCCTAAGGCTCATGCTGCCTCCTCTCTGAATCCTTTTGGGCTCACTGTCTCCTCACCAGCCAAAGCTGTTGAAGTGTAAAAAGCCAACCTAGCAACTGTCACCACACTGCTACTTAAATCTGTTTGACAGTTTGACACAAGATAAACACCAACCCATCAGAATGAAAGGCATCACGAAACTACCAGCATGGCCATGCCATGTATACTAAAGAAGTTCCAGCCTCTGTATCATTATCACTATAAAGATGCAAGATGGTGTGTCTTGAGTCTGTACCAAGATAGGGACTGTTCTGTGTGCTTATATGTACTTAGTCTTTTAGTCCTTACGATCCCATGAtagatgctttatttttaagtactcatttttaacatgaaaaaaaaaaacagaacaaaaaggttTAAGTAACTCTCTCAGTATTTAATAGTTCATGAGTGTTGATAAGTTTGTAACTTGGGGAATTAACCATTTACTACAGTGGGAGTGTCATGTTTGCACGTTTCTATATCTTGGCAGGATGATCTTTACCAGTGTCCTTTTACCCCTTTGTACTTCATTGAGTTACTTTGCTTAAATCTTGAAAGTCTTTCCCTAAGCTGGAAAGTCAGACATGAGACACTCATATTAAGGAGAAAGTTGCCACAATAGAACACGGAATAACTTggaaattcttgttttttaaaattcaaaagcttCGGTTCAAGTGTTAGAACAAAAATGTTGAGAAGATGACAAACTTAATAAAACCAAGTAAAGATCTTCCTCACTGATAGAGGAAGCTGAGTTGGGTGTGAATCTGGAAAGTGTGGATTCTGTGCCCTGCTCTCTGACCATTTTGAGTTAAGTTCAGGATCCAGAAAGATAAAGAAACTTTTTGAAGAATCCAAATAGGAAGACGCTCATGGGTGCTCCTTGACTAGAACATAAGCATGTAACACAGGTCCTAGTATTTGTCTATTTACCACATAAATATAAGGTGGCAGCTTAGAGTATGaagagtaggaagaaaaaaaaagcccaagctCAGAAAGTCCTTGACAAAGTCATCCTGAATTTTCTATAGCTGCAGAGAAGCATGTAGGAGGGTCATGAAGTTTCATATGCACCCCAAGAGGGAGTGGAAAGGGTTAGTGGGCCCAAAGAGCCGGATGGTTAGGAGCAGGAAAATGCAGAATGTGGATTAATGACCAGAGACAATTAGGACAACATACAACTCAGTCAGTGGCTGGGGATGGGGCTATAACTGATTAAATGCCAACAGTGAAAGGAAGATACTGCCCAAGAACCATGTGGAAAAACTACATGTTGAGGGGATGGTGGACTATGCAGATCTGAAAGCTGAAAGTCCTCTCTCCAATACTCTGGAGCTTAGAAATAACCCCAggatgcaaaagaaagaaaacatcttaaCTGATAGATTTGCAGATAGTCAGTAACTGGGGAGAAAATCCTGAGGTGAGTAACTGTTCTTGGAAGTATTTACAAATTAAAGTGAATGCATTAAATTTTTGTCACCAGATGGAATAGAacctcaaaatagaaataatattaataggCAGTAAAGAAGATGCATTTTTGCACTTCAGTGTGTGGCATGAAAAAAATATCTCATTCTACATTAAGTTGACAGAAATGGGCCACCACCTGGTGCTCTGTTATTTCTCCAAGGACTAAATTCTGAATTCAGAGCATATCCATAGGATATGATTggaagagataaaaaggaaaaaagtaagagcTGGCTACTCTTCTTAAATCTATGAACACTACGTCCTAAATTACTTAGACTGGGTAGCTACCCTTGGAGTGGTTGCCACGTGGAAGAAAAatgagagtgagaaggagagagggggaaggtgAGAAAGAGATAATATGGCAGGTGGActgggggggagggaaagagaagctaTTTTCCAATGGAGAGAAGGTCCCAGACATACTAACATCTTGGAAGCAAGGGAGCAAGGAGTAGAAAAGCCAAAGTTAGGTAGTAAACTTCTAGTGAAGGCTCTACCCACTAGGATATAGGACTTTTAGTGAAGTCCTATATCCTAGGACTTTATTGAAAGACCCTCCAAAATTAGTAGTCCACGTCTTAACTATTGCTACAGATACAACTCAGCCACTGTGGCCACCAGTACTTTGCACTGACTCATCTTTCCACAACTGAGAAGAGATTCAACCAGAGATGCCCTAGCCTCGAACATCCCAGGAAACATCCCTCTAACTCCCTCTCCATGATTGCCTCATTTAGACTTTTCAGTGACCACAGTGGTGGGAAGTGAACCGAGCTGTGCTGGCTCTATTTTTCAGTCCAAATTAGAAATGTGGATTTAATACTCTCTTTAAGCTTGCCTATGTGTCTAACTCATTGCTATTTACTCAATCTCTACAAGTAGGAGTCAGCCTGGTAAGAAGCCCCTCTGGGCGAGATTTCATGATGTTCTCTTGCTCTTTTGACCAGATTCCTATCTTATCAGTGCAGAAATCTGGAAGTGTAAGGGAATAAGACACACAGCCATCCCAGATTCTGGGGAAGCTGACTAAAGAAGgctttaaaatttataagatctataaataaataaataaataaataaataaataaataaataagatttaggCCTTTGAAAATAAAGGGTAAACTCACTAAAA is a window of Vulpes lagopus strain Blue_001 chromosome 11, ASM1834538v1, whole genome shotgun sequence DNA encoding:
- the LOC121471567 gene encoding olfactory receptor 1440-like, encoding MAGGRNSTAVMKFILLGFSEFPKLTIVLFTIFLGIYLMTVFWNLGLVTLIRVDSHLHIPMYFFLSNLSFLDICYVSTIAPKMLSDFFKKEKSISFLGCTTQYFFFSSLGLTECCLLAAMGYDRYAAICNPLLYTAIMSPTLCVQMVAGSCITGFLGSFIQLCALLQLHFCGPNVINHFFCDLPQLLILSCSDTFFFQIMTSVLTVIFGLTSVLVIMISYGYIVATILKITSAEGRSKAFNTCASHLTAVTLFFGSGIFVYMYPNSDDSLSQNKLASVLYTIIIPMLNPLIYSLRNKEIKDALNRWKKRIFFCCY